The Medicago truncatula cultivar Jemalong A17 chromosome 7, MtrunA17r5.0-ANR, whole genome shotgun sequence genome includes the window aagtTTTTCCAGCAATTAATTAACTACACTTAGCCTTGTACGTGGCTTGATGAAGGTAGTTTTCCCCCTAATCTGATTGATACTAACATTGCTTTAATTGCAAAAATTGATAGACCGAAAAGCATGAAACACCTTTGCCCAGTCTCACTTTGTAATGTCATCTACAAGATTCTATCAAAAGTCCTTGCAAATCGACTGAAACAAATCCTTCACAAGTGCATCTCTGATTCTCAAGCCGCTTTTGTACCAAGTAGATTCATTCTTGAGAATGCACTCACTTATTTTGAAGTTCTTCATTATATGAAATGCAAAACCAAAGGTAAAGAAGGAAATATTGCTCTAAAACAAGATGTTAGCAAAGCATTTGATCGCATTAAGTGGAGCTATTTACAAGCGgtgatggaaaaaaaatggGATTCTCAAATGTTTGGATTAACTGGATCATGCAATGTGTAACCTATTGATCCTCATTGTGGCATTCGTCAAGGTGGCCCCTTCTCGCCCTATCTTTATATTATTTGTTCTGAAGGTCTCAACTCTTACATTAAGCATCATGAAAATACTGGTCTCATCCATGGTACTCGCATCTGTCGCGGGAGTCCTTCTATTACCCAACTTCTCTTCGCCGATGATAGTTTCCTCTTCTACAAGGCTTATGTTTCTGAAGATACAATACTTAAGAACATTTTGTATACTTATGAGGCTGCAAGTGGCCAAGCTATTAATTACCGAAAATCCTCCATCGCTTTCAGCCGGAATACTGACTCTATAGGTCACCACAACATTACTCATCTCTTGGGAGTTGTCGAATCTATGTGGCATGGAAAGTATCTTGGTCTCCCATCTATGGTAGAAAGAgacaaaaaatcaatattctCGTTTATCAAAGAACGCATCTGGAAAAATATTCAGAATTGGAGTGCTTGGTCTCTTTCACGTGCAGGTAAGGAAGTGCTTTTAAAATCCATTGCCCAATATATCCCTACTTATTCATGGGCGATTTTCTGCTCCCTACCTCTTGTGGGGACGAAATAGGGCGTATGATGAATTCTTTTTACTGGGGTTTGAAGAAAAATGGTGGTCGTAGCATTAATTGGCTAAATTGGGATAAGATGATTGCTTGCAAAGACAACAGTGGCCTCAATTTTAGAGACCTCAAAGAATATTGATGAATTCTTATTGTATTCACTCTCtcttattatgaatgaaatgagcTATCCATTCCTCaaagaataattaaacaattttgacAGACGGAAACATTACACTTTTTTATGGAGTTgagaaatttaatttgacaagTTTTTCCACCAATTGTGTCACATATATCCATTTGACCTTGTTTGcctaaatattataaaaaggaCAATTAACAACACTTAGCCTTGTAACAAACTAGGCCATTAGAAAAGTGGAATGGATCATCCTATAACATAGTATTTTTTTCCACTACTATGATACAAAGAATGTACAACACCACTTAATCCCAAACTAGAATCCAATTTCAATCActcctaatttatcttgtgatAATGAAACCAAAGAAACATGGTTAATAGTTGCTTAGTTAGTGGATTGAAGATTCATCCTACATAGTCACGCAAAAGTTGCCCACCAATAAAATCTCTCCCAAATTGCCTATTCTGCAATTGAAAACCGCTCGCGGCGTAACTATCAGGTTGATGTGCAAGACCAAAACGCTGCGCGGCACTCATGTTGAAAGGCTCGGACAACCCAATTCCATGATTTTGATGAAGACCGAGCGTCAGAGATACACCATTGCTTGTTGCACCATTATTCATCATGCTCACTCCAACATTACCAACCTGTTGATTGCTTGCGATACTATGATTCGGCACTGACATGTTGTGAAGTTCGTTTCTAGTGCGTTTATATGCAACATCGATAAACTTGTCTGTGGACGTAGATGGATTCTCAGCAATGTTGTTCTCGCTTAAATTGTTTCGACTATGTTCATCTCTTTGTGATTCCTTTGGAGATTGCTGTGATTCAAGCATGTGTATTTCCTCCACCATTGGTTTCCAAAGCCTTACTCTTGCATTTATAAACCAATTAGACACCTGTAACACATAGACATAGTCAATTATAATACTGCAAAAAATCCCTCAAGCATGAAATGAAACAGAAAATGCAGCTTTAAGTATGAAAAATTTACCTGGTTACGAGATAGACCAGTTTGTTTAGCCAACATTAGCTTGTCAGTATCACTAGGGTAACTGTAACGAGAAAACAACATATTAGTAATCTAATAACATGTCTTATAAAATGGTTGGAATGTCCATATACTAGCAAAAAGCTGAAACAGAGacggaaaaatataaaatctgcCTCTAATTTTCGTCGCTAAGTGATATAAATAGTGACCGAATTTGGTGAcgttatttcaactttttctacAGATGATGATAGAAAAAGGGAAAAGCCCAATGTGTATATTGCAGTATAAGGGCGACTTGATAGAAGGGTTTAAAAAGAATATATGGAGCTAGACATCAAAAAATTTGACGTCTCCTTAATTGAGGCCTTAATTGAGGCCGCATCATCCATATTTGACCATAATTCTCCACGTTATTAAGGAAGTGATAtgactttaattttaaaatcttcatTACATTGCACTAACACCCTTCATACTGAAAGCACATTTTGGTGTCCGACAGATGCTAATATTAGTGTCAAGCtggtgtttgtgcttcataagATATTAATAAGACTGAAATAACACACTTACGGATGCAAAAAGTGTTCAAACAACCATCCCCTAAGAACACTGACAGCACGCTCGGGCAACCCTCTTTGAGGTCGCCAAACAGGTTGTTGGACGTGTTCCATAAACCCTGGACTTTGACTGTAAGGGGCTCCATCGCCGTTGTGAAACCTGGGAGATTCATCCTTTCTATTGCTTATATGATAATTAGACTTACCGATAAACTGAAGCTGGTCGGTAATCACATTCTTCAAGAATCTAAAATGTTTGGACATGGCATTTATAGCCAAACTTGCATACGGAGCTGCGTTACCGAGGCCGGCAACATATTCAAATGAAGTTATTACTGCATGAATCTGCTGATAGTATTGTCTGTACCTCCTGCAAACCTGTTCAGGATTGACAAAGAAGAATTATCTCACAAGCTAATGTGACATGTATATATTCCACTTCCACTTCTACATCTTAATCTTTTTATAAACATCACAAGAACTCAATAGTACAACCTAAAGATCTAATCTTCCATAATATTTTAATCTTCCATAATATTTCTACCGGATCCGGATTCGCAAGAGTAGCTTGCATTTGCACGTTGTAAACAATCTCGACTGTTATTTTGAGATCTTACGAATCGAACTACACAATAATAAAATCAGTTTTAAACAATCCCAACCGTTATTTTGAGATTGGACATTAGAGATTTAAACTGCGTGATGCAATTACAGCAGCAAATCCATTTGCATATTCTGATTTTATCACTACTTTGGAATGACATGCAACTATAATAGCATTCAAATTTTCAGAAACCAATCTTTTTAggcaaaaaaagtttttttttttaaggaaaaaacttTGTTATCTACACACGTTAATTACTTTAACCTTTGAACAAGATGATCAAATCAAAACACactttttttgagtaaatatcTTTTCTAAAGGATTCCTATCACTTAATcactttaataaaatacatatgGTATAAAATCTTTGCTATGAGTATCAATTACTTTACACTCCCATTCTTCAGCATATATTCCTTCTCATCACTGCTTTTGTAAAAAGATCAGGTTCATCAAACTTATCCTATAGAATATCGGGTAAAAAGTTCATCCATATAGTCACATAAATGCAACATAAACCAAAATCTATCCACATAAAGagtacaaccatttttttttaaacagcaaAATTTGATTCGATAGTAGTGAGAAAAGTATCAccattgttattaattttatgtcCCAAGTAGATAGCTCCATTGAACTAAGGAACACCAAATGAGTTTTAATGTTTTTGAgacaacacaattttttattttcaacgttaaaattgagttaaaaaactaaaacacaaTATATTTCCAATAATGTTTCCGACAATGTTGAATGTCATTCAacattacaatttcattttcaccaaacaatATACACTAAATTAAAAACGTGGACAAAAAGTAATCCTATTATGTAATAAATGTAAAAGAttaagattttatcattctctaaaagttcaaatagcatataaatacatttttgaaaagaaaaaaaaaacttaacaagagGATAAATATATCATTCTATAATTTTCATtgagtttctatgagtattAGTTTAGGTGACAtaaatttaattagtgtttttcttatattgcGTTTTGATTTGCTTGTTAAACTGAAAACCGCAAATGAATCAACTCATACAATTGAGTAAAAAGTGATCCgaataaattcaaacaaaatgcaattttttacgGTTTATGTTTTGAACACCATaaccataagaaaaaaaaaaaaaaaaagcatgacCAAAAATTCCATGGATTATAATAAATTCTGACACAAAATCCACATCAAccgtatatatgtatgtatgtatgaatAGGGTTTCcaattattatattgttttttctcTCATTAATAACACACATTTGAGTTATATATTttaggttaaaatatggttttggtccctgcaaatatgtctcgttttggttttagtccctgcaaaaaaattttgttgtttttggtccctgcaaatatgtctcattttggttttggtccctggctccacttttgtgataatttgcacacgtgtcacatgatgacttaaccatttattagagaaatagtccctgcaaaatcttttgattttgcagggaccaaaaacaacaaattaagattttgcagggaccaaaaacaacaaattttttttgcagggactaaaaccaaaacgaggcatatttgcagggaccaaaaccatattttagcctatatttTATAGCTTACCATGTCTAACTTTTGTATATGTTTATATAACACAACtcataagcaaaaaaaattaaaaaatatcgtaaaagagaaaaaagaaagaaaaaaaaaaactttataccTCATCAAGCACTGTTAATAATCTAGACTTGTTCTTCCTTCCATCACCACCAAGTgtatcttcatcatcaacaccaTTTATCATTCCACCAATAACATGATTAGTTTCCATCAAAGATGCATCAGCATCAGCAATAATCTTCTCAGCACGAACACCAACATCacatatctcatccaataattGTTGTGCAGGTTTCAAAAACCTCGATCCCTTCAAAACAGAAGCATAACCCGTAAACGGTCCTAACGGAACCGTGTTCCtagaaacatcaacaacagAACCATAACGCTGAAAATTAGCAGCACTCATCTGATTctggttgtttttgtttgacGATAAAGACAAAGATAATGGTTCAGATTTTAACAACATAACTTCATTGTTGTTACTATTACTACCACCATGGTTGTATACATGATTCATTTGATAAAGAAAAGGGTTACTGTTTATAGCATCTAAAGGTGAAATGAGTGAAGGATCGTAAAGAGAAGGTAAAGGTGAAAAACTAGGGTTAAGGGTGGGTGAAGATTCAATGAAACTTGTTTGGTTTTGAGATAAATAACGAAGTTTTTCTCTTCTACTTTGTTGTGGGAtatgataataattttcaaaaccctCCTCAGCCATAGTATTAAACAAATCAATAATAAAGAATAGGGTTTGTTtataaagaaaagagaaagagagtgatGGAAGTGATGTTGATGGTGATTGTGATAGTGAAACGAAAAGATATGGTAAGAATAATGATGAAGATGATCTTATACGTGAATTGGGTTTTgggttttgttgttttcaatacGCATTAATttgagaatgaaaaatgcacacaAACTCACACACTAACTTTCACAAGTAAAACCAAGTTTAGATAAATTTTTCTCTATCCTATGAGATAGTACTAAAAATGATTAATGTGAATGAGGTTTTTCTATGTTTGATTAATAATCTTGGAATGAAGAAATGAATAGAGTGAAGATACATTGGGTAACGAGATGAACCGGCTATTTCCGGTAATAATTGAATTGACTATACTGCTTGTTTCTGTGCATGTCTCAGATATTTCTGACATTACTGGCTTTCTGAGTTTTGTCGTCTTCTCAATCCGTTGTGTCTTGTGAGGTGTGTcaattcttcttatttttttattcaataggAATAGTTGTTTCTtttattcctatttttttttcatgtttatacTCGACTTTTAGCATAGTTTATAAACAAGTAAATAGACCATTATTCTTTGAAATCGTAAGTTTTGTAGATTATCTTTTTGACGTTAATAAAACTTTAATTATTCTCTTGAAATTGTTCTGCGTTAATTAATTTATCTCCTCCgttaaatttttctgttagtcaatatcatgttttgcaaataccctgtgaaattttacacttatgtgcaaaatacactccgaacttaaaaatttatatcttTGCAAATACCCTGTcttgaaaaatttataattgcAAAAAGGAATAGTTGTTTCTTCTGCACCTATGTTTTTCCATTTCATTCCTATGttttaatattgttattatCTACTTAATAGACTCAACTTCAATCGCTTAACATTTATTTTCCTATTACTTCTTTTTTGTTGCAAAGGCAAAATATAATTATACTATTAAAACCACATCCAAACACAAGATGTGCAAGAATGAAACAAGAAGATAAGCATACATAAATTGTTTAGCTAtccataaacaacaacaataagacACAAGAAAACTCCCAAAACCCAACAATATGTGAAATGAGTTTATAATTTTGCTGACAAACTAATGCATCTTCAATTCCAATCCAAAGTTAAAGCAAGATTTACGATACTATTGCCTAATCTAAAGGTGTATTTATCTATTATTCATTTCTTTCATATCTCCTGTGATTTCAAAATAGTGGATGATGCCACATGTTAATGAATTATATTGCTGAATGATAATAGTGTatattgtcatttgatataattTTCATAATCATATAAGTATTGCAGACTAAAACCATTAGAAACAATGTcatctaataatgattaaaaaaatgtcatctAATCTATGTATAAAACAATGCATATCAATTTAAATATGTAGCTAAgctgaaaatattataattatatattttttacaaggATATCAACCACTatgttaattgtttgcctttaatatcatTTGAGTcgagtataaaaaaaaaatataaattttcaagttcggggggcattttgcacataagtgcaaaacttcagggagGTATTTGTAAAACGtgatgttgactaacagaataATTTAACGGAggaggtaaattgattaacgtcgTGCAATTTTaaaggggtaattgaagttttattaaCGTCAGagagtaattgacgaaacttataaTTTTGGAGGGGTAATTGCATATTTACTCGTTTATAAACTTTCTAATTTACTAGGTCTTTATGTTTAAATCTCTCTTTTATCgtctttttaaatgattttttttaattaccgattgtactataaaaaaaattgttttatgatTTCTAATATAAAGAATGTTAACCAGTATCTTAGGATATTGGTTaaacaactaaaataaatatatttttttatataaaaagtaaTGTAACTAttacatgataaaaaataaaaagttatcttATCAAGACAAAACTTGTATCTCTTGAAACAAAATGATGCCTTTTAAAAGTTCGAGTGTCAAAACGCTACGTTTAATCCTCAAAAATGATCATTTATAGTGCTAGAAAGACAACTATTTACAATAACAAATGCATTTCTAGCACTA containing:
- the LOC11409415 gene encoding BEL1-like homeodomain protein 9 produces the protein MAEEGFENYYHIPQQSRREKLRYLSQNQTSFIESSPTLNPSFSPLPSLYDPSLISPLDAINSNPFLYQMNHVYNHGGSNSNNNEVMLLKSEPLSLSLSSNKNNQNQMSAANFQRYGSVVDVSRNTVPLGPFTGYASVLKGSRFLKPAQQLLDEICDVGVRAEKIIADADASLMETNHVIGGMINGVDDEDTLGGDGRKNKSRLLTVLDEVCRRYRQYYQQIHAVITSFEYVAGLGNAAPYASLAINAMSKHFRFLKNVITDQLQFIGKSNYHISNRKDESPRFHNGDGAPYSQSPGFMEHVQQPVWRPQRGLPERAVSVLRGWLFEHFLHPYPSDTDKLMLAKQTGLSRNQVSNWFINARVRLWKPMVEEIHMLESQQSPKESQRDEHSRNNLSENNIAENPSTSTDKFIDVAYKRTRNELHNMSVPNHSIASNQQVGNVGVSMMNNGATSNGVSLTLGLHQNHGIGLSEPFNMSAAQRFGLAHQPDSYAASGFQLQNRQFGRDFIGGQLLRDYVG